A single Nostoc sp. PCC 7107 DNA region contains:
- a CDS encoding HEAT repeat domain-containing protein: MSLLTDALDRIETWLVKNQPEFALSLAPGLTRQEIDAIVENFPYRLPEELYEFYGWHNGCQYGYIVPKFDNFFSLQEALKWYADFLSWGFDWNPHWLTILDFNGDYRYAVVTGEDSAPIWFIDPEGCIKEIRWDSLTDLMLATAECYETGAYYFDDEGYIKEDKQKVAEIHRKYNYRGRETSTTNESYNPEPPTVASEVDLSNPNALEELIQALQAAPLSPDAGMLQAMAANTLDNLANLGLVNQVGAEPLVIGLQNILYDNAGHALAAKKLGELGDIRAVEPLLQALSHPSGKVRTNAIESLVKLGDSRAVEPLIQCLQDSDFFVRTKAAWALAEFGDTKAIEPLIEALSHENQSTACGAIASALGKFGDVRAIEPLIAVFRSNGSFLRDAFSFPHVQLAVVHALRLIDDSRTTDILVEFLRDREGLLQAINRDWLRSEQATHQVIETLLTRQHPDLLEILTQLLQASESRIQTNTLSAIAKITNPLMIDLLILTLANENNWLRKSAIYYLGERVDTRAIEPMISILQDVNADVRITAVYALAKMNDERVVKALIEMLKDEDFRVRGAAALNLGNLGNLRAVEPLNQCLEDENSIVRKIVQQALNKL; this comes from the coding sequence ATGTCACTTTTAACAGATGCGCTGGATAGAATTGAGACTTGGTTAGTCAAAAATCAACCCGAATTTGCTTTGAGTTTAGCGCCTGGACTAACTCGCCAAGAAATAGACGCAATTGTTGAAAATTTTCCTTATCGATTACCAGAAGAATTATACGAGTTTTACGGGTGGCATAATGGTTGCCAATATGGCTATATAGTTCCTAAATTTGACAACTTTTTCTCTTTGCAAGAGGCGTTGAAATGGTATGCAGACTTTTTAAGTTGGGGCTTTGATTGGAATCCGCACTGGCTAACGATATTAGATTTTAATGGTGATTATAGGTACGCTGTTGTTACAGGAGAAGATTCTGCACCTATTTGGTTCATCGATCCAGAGGGTTGTATTAAAGAAATTCGCTGGGATAGTTTGACAGATTTAATGCTGGCTACAGCAGAGTGTTACGAAACTGGTGCTTATTATTTTGATGATGAAGGATACATAAAAGAAGACAAACAAAAAGTTGCAGAAATTCATCGTAAGTATAACTATCGGGGCAGAGAAACATCGACTACGAATGAATCATACAATCCTGAGCCGCCAACAGTTGCTAGTGAAGTTGATTTGTCTAACCCGAATGCACTGGAAGAATTAATCCAGGCTTTGCAAGCTGCGCCATTGAGTCCTGATGCTGGGATGTTGCAAGCAATGGCAGCTAATACATTAGATAATTTAGCGAATTTGGGTTTAGTTAATCAAGTTGGTGCGGAACCGTTAGTAATTGGTTTACAAAATATACTCTATGACAACGCTGGTCATGCTCTGGCGGCAAAAAAGTTAGGTGAATTAGGCGATATTCGAGCAGTTGAGCCACTTCTACAGGCTTTAAGCCATCCCTCTGGTAAAGTCAGAACGAATGCAATTGAATCATTGGTAAAGTTGGGAGATAGTCGAGCAGTTGAACCGCTAATTCAGTGTTTGCAAGACTCAGATTTTTTTGTGCGAACTAAAGCAGCATGGGCGTTAGCAGAATTTGGCGATACCAAAGCGATTGAACCGTTAATTGAAGCATTGAGTCATGAGAATCAGTCTACCGCTTGTGGTGCGATCGCCTCAGCATTAGGCAAGTTTGGCGATGTGAGAGCTATCGAACCTCTGATTGCTGTTTTTCGCAGCAATGGTAGTTTTCTCAGAGATGCTTTTAGTTTCCCTCACGTCCAATTAGCTGTGGTTCATGCTTTACGGCTCATTGATGATTCTAGAACTACAGATATTTTGGTGGAATTTCTCAGAGATCGGGAAGGTTTATTACAAGCCATTAACAGAGATTGGCTACGTTCCGAGCAAGCAACTCACCAAGTTATCGAAACTCTTCTTACCCGTCAACATCCCGATTTGCTGGAAATATTAACCCAGTTGCTGCAAGCTTCTGAAAGTCGCATCCAAACAAACACTCTTTCCGCGATCGCGAAGATTACAAATCCGCTGATGATCGATTTATTAATTTTGACATTAGCAAATGAAAATAACTGGCTACGTAAAAGTGCTATTTATTACCTGGGAGAACGCGTAGATACAAGAGCTATTGAACCTATGATCAGTATTTTGCAGGATGTGAATGCAGATGTGCGAATAACAGCTGTTTACGCTCTGGCAAAAATGAATGATGAGCGAGTTGTGAAAGCCCTAATTGAAATGCTCAAAGATGAAGACTTTAGGGTTCGTGGTGCAGCAGCATTAAATCTAGGCAATTTAGGAAATTTACGAGCAGTGGAACCACTTAATCAATGCTTAGAAGATGAAAATTCAATTGTTCGGAAAATTGTTCAACAAGCATTGAATAAGCTTTAG
- a CDS encoding DUF4157 domain-containing protein: MYKRQHRTGKTPANHSDVPANQFAPRRFVIQPQTEESEQSPADLQAKSTSTETSGNNFANIPLFPPGYQPPPAPRIQMKLSIGEPGDKYEQEADRLAADVVERINSPETPPVQPQLQPEEELRKKSLIQRLSNADETSATPDLEASIQRSKGGGQSLAETIKQPMEQAFGADFSGVKIHTDAQSDQMNQSIQAKAFTTGRDIFFRQGTYDPGSRGGQELIAHELTHVVQQTGSGKVQKSADAEILSVSRAEKQIQRITDDEEGEVAKQYKRMWRFVQQAIERTVIIQGYKDYEDYKEQVTLEQFKADCEIAAKAENKLSNNDKNVMANDIIVPQSYYHVTKSFNEINGLVTTGAATCTGLAMSASNADGETIYALTHIDANNDIKGVIDGMINDMTTQIGNIVGNINAYIASAGVGSKGQLKDTPKDVVKHLESKPVTINFASGLQQIRIGGNSETGDLVRVSESVDIIHRKEGNKNVDGLIQQVTALPKMKGGHDWEKLEENQDYTSGKHDPMEESIKQVLERALQLQEETKNDESQQEKFQTLKKVVKNEKDWYGKYVFGRKLLIWAGNEN; the protein is encoded by the coding sequence ATGTATAAGCGACAACACAGAACAGGGAAAACTCCTGCAAATCACTCTGATGTACCAGCAAATCAATTTGCACCCCGTCGCTTTGTCATCCAGCCGCAAACTGAAGAATCAGAACAATCACCAGCAGATTTACAAGCTAAATCAACCAGCACTGAAACATCTGGGAACAACTTCGCCAATATCCCACTTTTTCCCCCTGGCTATCAACCGCCACCAGCACCAAGAATCCAGATGAAACTTAGTATTGGTGAACCAGGGGATAAATATGAGCAAGAAGCTGACAGACTAGCCGCGGATGTGGTGGAACGAATAAATTCACCAGAAACTCCACCAGTACAGCCACAGTTACAACCAGAAGAAGAACTGAGAAAAAAATCTCTCATACAACGGCTATCAAATGCAGACGAAACTAGTGCAACACCAGATTTAGAAGCTTCTATTCAAAGATCAAAAGGCGGCGGACAGTCACTAGCAGAGACTATCAAACAGCCAATGGAACAAGCTTTCGGTGCTGATTTTAGTGGTGTCAAAATTCATACAGATGCTCAGTCTGACCAAATGAATCAATCAATTCAGGCGAAAGCGTTTACAACAGGTCGAGATATTTTCTTTCGCCAAGGAACTTATGATCCTGGAAGTAGAGGCGGACAGGAATTAATTGCCCATGAATTGACTCATGTAGTGCAGCAAACTGGTTCAGGAAAAGTCCAAAAATCAGCAGATGCAGAAATATTATCTGTTAGCAGAGCCGAAAAACAAATTCAAAGAATTACGGATGATGAGGAAGGTGAGGTTGCAAAGCAATATAAAAGAATGTGGCGTTTCGTCCAACAAGCTATTGAGAGGACGGTAATAATTCAAGGATATAAAGACTATGAGGACTATAAAGAGCAAGTAACGCTAGAGCAGTTTAAAGCAGACTGTGAAATAGCAGCCAAGGCGGAAAATAAGTTGAGTAACAATGATAAAAACGTAATGGCTAATGATATCATTGTGCCTCAAAGCTATTATCATGTCACAAAAAGCTTCAATGAAATCAATGGGTTGGTGACAACAGGAGCCGCAACTTGCACTGGATTGGCTATGTCTGCTAGTAACGCGGATGGTGAAACGATATATGCTCTGACACACATAGATGCAAATAATGATATTAAGGGTGTGATCGATGGCATGATAAACGATATGACGACTCAGATTGGTAATATCGTTGGGAACATAAATGCTTACATAGCTTCTGCCGGAGTTGGGTCGAAAGGTCAGTTAAAAGATACTCCCAAAGATGTTGTTAAACATCTTGAAAGTAAACCAGTGACTATTAATTTTGCCAGCGGACTACAGCAGATCAGAATTGGCGGTAATTCTGAGACAGGTGATCTTGTCAGAGTTAGTGAAAGTGTTGACATAATTCATAGGAAAGAGGGAAATAAAAATGTAGATGGACTCATCCAACAAGTTACTGCTTTGCCAAAGATGAAGGGTGGCCATGATTGGGAAAAGCTAGAAGAAAACCAAGATTACACAAGTGGTAAACATGATCCGATGGAAGAATCAATCAAGCAAGTTCTTGAGAGAGCTTTACAATTGCAAGAAGAGACAAAAAATGATGAAAGTCAACAAGAAAAATTCCAAACTCTGAAAAAGGTAGTAAAGAACGAAAAAGATTGGTATGGTAAATATGTTTTTGGCAGAAAACTGTTGATATGGGCTGGTAATGAGAATTAA
- a CDS encoding ATP-binding protein — MENKLLTQNYEWQSANYDYLINALNIVRQALLAEEPKENRNPHFPNLSPPALHTLCQIFGLSEFESHILLLCVGMELDANWGILCANAQGSLGKPYPTFMLAKASLPQPHCNALIPTAPLRKWQLIQISEGSVLNLSHLRVDERILHYLLGLNHVDERLQSIVQPVVIPDSEIVPSHQQLVEQLATTWIETQTALPIIQLCGDEIASKKAIASTACKLLNLNLHQMSAGAITNLRQNEMNDLLRLWERESMLNNSVLLLDCDEVDYTEPAKENAIARLITSITSPLIITSLERKRSLQRSLIAIDVHKPNITEQQIIWQNTLGEAATSLNGHVDKLVSHFSLNASTIQTVCAEAKGKLKVKSQKAKEVEELSTLLWDTCRFQARSRLDELAQPMETSATWDDLVLPEAQRQVLRDITAHVRQRTKVYEKWGFGNKGGRGLGISALFAGASGTGKTMAAEVIAHELRLDLYRIDLSQVVSKYIGETEKNLRRVFDAAEAGGAILLFDEADALFGKRSEVKDSHDRHANIEVGYLLQRMESYRGLAILTTNLKASLDQAFLRRIRFVVQFPFPDITQRTEIWQRVFPRQTPTQDLDASKLAKLNVSGGNIRNIALNAAFLAADSGDAVEMKHLLQAAKSEYTKLERQLTDAEVKGWV, encoded by the coding sequence ATGGAAAATAAATTATTAACTCAGAACTATGAATGGCAATCAGCCAACTATGATTACTTAATCAATGCACTAAATATAGTTCGCCAGGCTTTACTAGCTGAAGAACCTAAAGAAAACCGCAATCCTCATTTTCCCAACCTTTCCCCGCCAGCCCTTCACACTCTCTGTCAAATTTTTGGTTTATCAGAATTTGAGAGTCACATTTTGTTACTCTGCGTTGGTATGGAATTAGATGCTAACTGGGGTATTTTATGTGCCAATGCTCAAGGTAGTTTAGGAAAACCCTACCCAACCTTTATGTTAGCCAAAGCCAGCTTACCGCAACCTCACTGCAATGCTTTGATACCAACTGCACCGTTGCGAAAGTGGCAGTTAATCCAAATTAGTGAAGGTTCTGTCCTGAATCTGAGTCATTTGCGAGTTGATGAACGGATTTTGCATTATTTGCTGGGCTTGAATCACGTAGATGAAAGATTACAAAGTATTGTGCAACCTGTGGTAATCCCTGATAGCGAAATTGTCCCATCTCATCAGCAGTTAGTCGAACAATTAGCCACAACTTGGATCGAAACACAAACAGCATTACCAATTATCCAGTTATGTGGAGATGAAATCGCCAGCAAAAAAGCGATCGCATCCACAGCTTGCAAGTTGCTAAATCTCAATTTACATCAAATGTCGGCTGGGGCAATTACTAATTTGCGTCAGAACGAAATGAACGACTTGCTACGCCTGTGGGAAAGAGAATCAATGCTCAACAATAGCGTCTTGCTATTAGATTGTGATGAAGTAGATTATACAGAGCCAGCCAAAGAAAATGCGATCGCGCGTTTGATAACGAGTATTACTAGTCCCTTAATTATTACTAGCTTGGAAAGAAAGCGATCGCTCCAACGTTCCCTAATTGCGATCGACGTTCATAAACCCAACATCACAGAACAACAGATCATCTGGCAAAATACTTTAGGCGAAGCAGCCACTAGTCTCAATGGCCATGTAGATAAACTAGTTTCCCACTTCAGCCTCAACGCCTCTACTATTCAAACAGTTTGTGCAGAAGCCAAAGGCAAGTTAAAAGTCAAAAGTCAAAAGGCCAAAGAAGTAGAAGAACTCAGCACTCTTTTATGGGATACTTGCCGTTTTCAAGCGCGATCTCGTCTGGATGAATTAGCCCAACCAATGGAAACTAGTGCAACTTGGGATGATTTAGTATTACCAGAAGCACAACGCCAAGTATTACGTGATATTACTGCCCATGTGCGCCAACGGACGAAAGTTTATGAAAAATGGGGATTTGGCAACAAAGGTGGGCGTGGTTTAGGTATTAGTGCCTTATTTGCAGGTGCTAGTGGTACTGGTAAGACAATGGCCGCAGAAGTAATTGCCCATGAATTGCGTCTAGATTTATACCGCATAGATTTAAGCCAAGTGGTGAGTAAATACATTGGTGAAACCGAGAAAAACTTGCGGCGGGTATTTGATGCAGCCGAAGCCGGCGGGGCAATTTTATTATTTGATGAAGCCGATGCTTTATTTGGTAAACGTAGCGAAGTAAAAGACAGCCACGATCGCCATGCCAATATTGAAGTAGGCTACTTACTCCAACGGATGGAATCTTACCGGGGTTTAGCAATTCTCACCACCAACTTAAAAGCTTCCTTAGATCAAGCATTTCTGCGTCGGATTAGGTTTGTCGTCCAGTTTCCCTTCCCCGATATCACCCAGCGCACCGAGATTTGGCAACGTGTCTTTCCACGTCAAACACCTACTCAAGATTTAGATGCGAGTAAATTAGCCAAGTTAAATGTATCGGGCGGTAATATTCGCAACATCGCTCTCAACGCCGCCTTTTTAGCAGCCGATAGCGGAGACGCGGTAGAGATGAAACATCTTTTACAAGCAGCTAAAAGTGAGTACACCAAATTAGAACGACAATTGACAGATGCTGAAGTGAAAGGCTGGGTTTGA
- a CDS encoding response regulator transcription factor has product MNTKKEVISVLLVDDEPHFRKGIRTLLNFYTNSSGLGLNVVGEAASVEQAVKLTAEQHPALILLDLELPPEDGIMALQRLGELSYNGKVLILSAHQQDEWIFRAMQAGACGYVFKDQLATQLCEAITTVINHQVYLPPDVATAFFRLFHYYTGHSLNSNHSSIHLTEREQEVLNWLVQGASNEQIAGNLYITVATVKAHLTAIFDKLSVTSRTQAIVKALKLGLVSP; this is encoded by the coding sequence ATGAATACTAAAAAAGAGGTCATCTCTGTTCTACTGGTCGATGATGAACCACATTTTCGTAAAGGTATACGCACCTTATTAAATTTTTATACTAATAGTAGTGGTCTAGGTTTAAATGTTGTTGGTGAAGCAGCATCTGTTGAACAAGCGGTGAAATTAACTGCTGAACAACATCCCGCTTTAATATTACTAGATTTAGAATTACCCCCAGAAGATGGCATTATGGCGCTGCAACGTTTAGGGGAATTATCTTATAACGGTAAAGTATTAATTCTATCGGCTCATCAGCAAGATGAATGGATATTTCGTGCTATGCAAGCAGGTGCTTGTGGTTATGTATTTAAAGACCAATTAGCAACTCAATTGTGTGAAGCGATTACGACTGTGATTAATCATCAAGTTTATTTACCGCCGGATGTAGCAACGGCATTTTTTAGATTATTTCACTACTACACAGGACACTCATTAAACTCTAATCATAGTTCTATTCATCTGACTGAAAGAGAACAAGAAGTATTAAATTGGTTAGTTCAAGGTGCCTCTAACGAACAAATTGCTGGCAATTTATATATTACAGTCGCCACAGTTAAAGCCCACTTAACAGCTATTTTTGACAAATTAAGTGTCACCAGTCGTACTCAAGCAATTGTCAAAGCTTTAAAACTTGGTTTAGTTTCTCCATAA
- a CDS encoding D-alanyl-D-alanine carboxypeptidase: MLELLSSGLVSLWLEMAGVEIKPSDALEALAGQVNPGLVLASDPNPTGVNTVQQYLQGLIKSKLVAQNLAESQGIWLQSGPILMANHEGTTPLPAASLTKIATSLVSLKTWGPDHQFETLIGTTGPVVNGVLQGDLVIAGGGDPMFVWEEAIALGNTLNKMGIKQIKGNLLITGNFAMNFQRHPLLAGQMVKQALNHKVWTRPANYIYSIMPKGTPKPEVVITGAVKAVPQPPQQTLLVRHKSLPLRQLLKEMNVYSNNEMAEMLAESVGGASVVQSTAAYMARVPESEIQLINGSGLGQENRISPRAVCAMLMAIQQQASAHDLNLADLFPMSGFDHRGTLHSRHMPVGTVMKTGTLRDVSALAGVVPTRDRGLVWFAILNRGPFVSNYRLEQDKLLQNLVKQLEVVPAVPTAITPHSPANSLPELGATSRNEILFRG; this comes from the coding sequence ATGCTGGAATTATTGAGTTCAGGTTTGGTTTCTCTGTGGCTGGAAATGGCCGGAGTCGAAATCAAGCCTTCTGATGCTTTAGAAGCATTGGCTGGGCAAGTAAATCCTGGCTTGGTTCTGGCTTCTGATCCCAATCCCACTGGGGTGAATACAGTCCAACAATACCTACAAGGATTAATTAAATCTAAGTTAGTCGCCCAAAATTTAGCCGAAAGCCAAGGAATTTGGTTACAGTCGGGGCCAATACTCATGGCTAATCACGAAGGTACAACACCTTTACCAGCAGCTTCTTTAACTAAAATTGCTACTTCTTTGGTATCTTTGAAAACTTGGGGGCCAGACCACCAATTTGAAACTTTGATTGGGACTACTGGGCCTGTAGTTAATGGTGTATTGCAAGGTGATTTGGTCATTGCTGGTGGTGGCGACCCGATGTTTGTGTGGGAAGAAGCGATCGCCCTTGGTAATACACTCAATAAAATGGGTATTAAGCAAATCAAGGGAAATTTACTCATTACAGGCAATTTTGCCATGAATTTCCAGCGCCATCCCCTACTGGCTGGTCAAATGGTCAAGCAAGCCCTAAATCATAAAGTTTGGACTCGTCCAGCGAATTACATTTACTCCATCATGCCCAAAGGCACACCCAAACCAGAAGTTGTGATTACAGGTGCTGTTAAAGCTGTCCCTCAACCACCGCAACAAACTTTGCTAGTGCGGCACAAATCTTTACCCTTGCGCCAATTGCTAAAAGAAATGAACGTTTATAGCAATAACGAAATGGCCGAAATGCTGGCAGAATCTGTTGGGGGAGCAAGTGTAGTACAATCAACGGCTGCCTATATGGCGAGAGTTCCTGAGTCAGAAATTCAATTAATCAATGGTTCGGGACTCGGACAAGAAAACAGGATTTCCCCTAGGGCTGTTTGTGCAATGTTAATGGCAATTCAACAGCAAGCCTCTGCTCATGACCTGAATTTAGCAGATTTGTTTCCCATGTCTGGGTTTGATCATCGAGGAACACTACACAGCAGACACATGCCAGTCGGGACTGTGATGAAAACTGGCACTCTTCGTGATGTGAGTGCTTTAGCTGGTGTTGTGCCGACACGCGATCGCGGTTTGGTTTGGTTTGCTATTCTCAACCGTGGCCCCTTTGTATCTAATTACCGTCTAGAACAAGATAAGTTGTTGCAAAATCTGGTCAAACAATTAGAAGTTGTTCCCGCAGTTCCCACAGCGATTACTCCCCACTCACCAGCGAACTCTTTACCCGAACTAGGCGCGACGAGTCGCAACGAAATTTTGTTTAGAGGTTAG
- a CDS encoding nuclear transport factor 2 family protein yields MTLRDRVQELLDFQKTNPTTAQIYEEFYDENVVVQENLQPPRVGRALSIERQKQMNANVKEVHDFKIGAVLVDGDRSVIQMRIEVTTVDGYRILIEELGLQTWKDGKIIHEQYFYDPVNIQGKTKEINEIH; encoded by the coding sequence ATGACACTACGCGATCGCGTTCAAGAACTACTTGATTTTCAAAAAACAAATCCAACTACAGCGCAAATATACGAAGAGTTTTATGATGAAAATGTTGTTGTTCAAGAGAATTTACAACCACCACGAGTTGGACGCGCACTAAGTATTGAACGGCAAAAACAAATGAATGCCAATGTCAAAGAAGTACATGATTTCAAAATTGGTGCTGTACTGGTAGATGGCGATCGCTCAGTTATTCAAATGCGAATTGAAGTAACTACCGTTGATGGTTATCGCATTCTCATTGAAGAATTAGGTTTACAAACGTGGAAGGATGGAAAAATAATTCACGAACAGTATTTTTATGATCCTGTTAATATTCAAGGCAAGACTAAAGAAATTAACGAAATACATTAA
- a CDS encoding DUF4255 domain-containing protein, with amino-acid sequence MSNYLAIATITATLQRTLQVNVQVDVDGARVTTVRPDRLNNATPEAGVNIYLYDVLLNSAWRSADLRQRHSEDKYIKRSQTGLDLYYLITCYGNDVELEPQRLMGSIVSTLNSKSIITQEMIRETVADSTFTFLADSNLAEQVEAITISPVDMNIEEISKIWTVFFQTPYSLSLGYKASVILIDSGDIPKKPLPVRNIQRHITPYQPAIAHIKVAEELAKLWKTQSTATPLILASSTLLIQGNNLNAEITQIRLGKVTIIPQTVTEKQITLDLSRIPTESLRAGVQSLQVIHPQQRVNSNVVPILLRPTIQEVTVSNLHGRGNDLRSADVNVIVNFTIEKTQQVTLVLTELSLTQFTGYSYEQTKHRRNNSNSITFAITDCLPGNYLVRLVVDGAESLLSVDTDPHSPTYESYIGPVIAIA; translated from the coding sequence ATGAGTAACTATTTAGCCATCGCTACAATCACCGCAACTTTGCAAAGAACATTGCAAGTCAACGTTCAAGTAGACGTGGATGGTGCGCGGGTGACAACTGTGAGACCCGATCGCCTGAATAATGCTACACCAGAAGCAGGAGTAAACATTTATCTTTACGATGTTTTGCTTAATAGTGCTTGGCGCAGTGCTGATTTAAGACAACGCCATTCCGAAGATAAATATATTAAGCGATCGCAAACAGGTTTAGATTTGTACTACTTGATCACCTGTTACGGTAACGATGTGGAATTGGAACCGCAGCGCCTCATGGGTAGCATTGTCAGCACACTCAATAGCAAATCGATTATCACCCAAGAGATGATTCGGGAAACAGTAGCCGATTCAACTTTTACATTTTTAGCCGATTCTAATTTAGCCGAACAAGTGGAAGCGATTACAATTTCTCCCGTTGATATGAATATCGAAGAAATTTCCAAAATATGGACGGTATTTTTTCAAACACCATACTCATTGTCATTAGGTTATAAAGCCAGTGTCATCTTAATTGATAGCGGTGACATCCCGAAAAAACCCTTACCTGTCCGCAATATTCAGCGTCATATTACACCATATCAACCGGCGATCGCTCACATTAAGGTAGCTGAAGAACTAGCCAAACTCTGGAAAACCCAAAGCACAGCAACCCCATTAATTCTCGCCAGCAGTACTTTATTAATTCAAGGTAACAACTTAAACGCAGAGATTACTCAAATCCGTCTTGGTAAGGTTACTATAATTCCTCAAACTGTTACCGAAAAGCAAATTACTTTGGATCTTTCTCGCATACCTACAGAATCATTACGGGCTGGTGTCCAGAGTTTACAGGTAATTCATCCCCAACAGCGTGTGAACTCTAATGTTGTACCGATATTACTGCGCCCAACAATTCAAGAAGTTACTGTATCTAATTTACATGGCAGAGGTAACGACCTGCGATCGGCGGATGTCAACGTTATAGTTAACTTCACAATTGAGAAAACACAACAAGTCACTTTAGTTTTAACAGAACTTTCCCTCACCCAATTTACCGGATATTCCTACGAACAAACTAAGCATCGCCGCAACAATAGCAATTCTATTACCTTTGCGATTACTGATTGTTTACCTGGAAACTATTTAGTCCGCCTAGTTGTTGATGGTGCAGAAAGTTTACTTTCAGTTGATACAGATCCTCATAGTCCCACTTATGAAAGTTATATCGGGCCTGTAATAGCGATCGCTTAA
- a CDS encoding DUF4157 domain-containing protein, translating into MNKVQRQESTGDEDELQMKSISGNIQRQEMPEDEDKLQMKPIVQRLSSAGGMTATPDLEESIQQARSSGQPLTESIRQPMEQAFGADFSGVRIHSDSQSDQLNQSLQARAFTTGRDVFFRQGEYDPGSQGGQELLAHELTHVVQQNGIGVLGQESFSSFSAQRMVVQTMKIKLFDQDTIDTLLKTNWQTSKDELETVKTQHLEPYCETLEMMKRMIKAFKKLEEFQEAKTFYSAQEMDAILVKSGAKELQNDLDKKRQNKIDKENQERWDKLKQKTPGIDTLKTLSLDGQVNRVIQTQTRKKLDKNNFLDSYRIEFTGFKNPNKSIYFDAWYAHFHFESDKNDSQLICGHLKTEAEQGKGGGAVFRSVQTFKKEQMLEGWCRKTASS; encoded by the coding sequence GTGAATAAAGTTCAGCGTCAGGAATCAACAGGCGATGAAGACGAACTGCAAATGAAATCAATCTCAGGTAATATTCAACGCCAAGAAATGCCTGAAGATGAAGACAAACTGCAAATGAAACCCATAGTGCAACGTTTGTCTAGTGCAGGGGGAATGACTGCAACACCTGATTTAGAAGAGTCGATACAACAAGCCAGAAGTAGCGGACAGCCACTAACAGAAAGCATCCGACAACCAATGGAACAGGCATTTGGCGCTGATTTTAGTGGTGTGCGGATTCATTCTGATTCCCAGTCTGACCAATTGAATCAATCCCTTCAAGCGAGAGCCTTTACAACAGGGCGAGATGTTTTCTTTCGCCAGGGTGAATACGACCCAGGGAGCCAGGGTGGACAAGAGTTACTAGCCCATGAATTAACCCATGTAGTGCAGCAGAACGGTATAGGTGTATTGGGTCAAGAATCGTTTTCTTCCTTTTCGGCTCAGAGAATGGTAGTTCAAACGATGAAGATCAAACTTTTTGATCAAGATACAATTGATACACTATTAAAGACCAATTGGCAAACAAGTAAAGATGAATTAGAAACGGTAAAAACCCAGCATTTAGAGCCATATTGCGAAACTTTAGAAATGATGAAGCGGATGATCAAAGCTTTCAAAAAGCTTGAGGAATTTCAGGAAGCTAAAACATTTTATTCAGCACAGGAAATGGATGCCATTTTAGTTAAGAGTGGTGCTAAAGAATTGCAAAATGATCTGGACAAAAAGCGGCAAAATAAAATTGACAAGGAAAATCAGGAGAGATGGGACAAGCTAAAACAAAAGACACCAGGCATTGATACTTTAAAAACTTTGAGTTTAGATGGTCAAGTAAACCGAGTTATCCAAACACAGACAAGGAAAAAACTAGACAAGAATAACTTCTTAGATTCGTATCGAATCGAATTTACGGGATTTAAAAATCCTAATAAAAGTATTTATTTTGACGCATGGTATGCTCATTTTCACTTTGAAAGTGATAAGAATGACTCACAATTGATCTGCGGACATTTGAAAACGGAAGCAGAACAAGGAAAGGGTGGAGGTGCAGTATTTCGCTCAGTGCAGACATTCAAAAAGGAACAGATGCTAGAGGGATGGTGTCGAAAAACTGCAAGCTCATAA